Proteins encoded by one window of Anaerosalibacter sp. Marseille-P3206:
- a CDS encoding cobalamin B12-binding domain-containing protein has protein sequence MDKPIRVLVAKPGLDGHDRGAKVVARALRDAGMEVIYTGLRQTPEQIVAAAVQEDVDVVAMSILSGAHNHLFPKVVNLLREQGVDDMLIIGGGVIPEEDIDGLKEAGVEAIFTPGTSTKDIVEYIENHLKR, from the coding sequence ATGGATAAGCCTATTAGAGTTTTGGTGGCAAAACCTGGATTAGATGGACATGATAGAGGAGCTAAAGTAGTAGCTAGAGCACTAAGAGATGCTGGAATGGAAGTTATATACACAGGCCTAAGGCAAACACCAGAACAAATTGTTGCCGCAGCTGTGCAAGAAGACGTAGACGTAGTAGCTATGAGTATTCTTTCAGGAGCTCACAATCACTTGTTCCCAAAGGTAGTAAATCTACTTAGAGAACAAGGGGTAGACGATATGTTGATTATAGGCGGAGGAGTAATTCCAGAAGAAGATATTGATGGACTTAAAGAAGCTGGGGTAGAAGCTATATTTACACCAGGAACATCTACTAAGGATATTGTGGAGTATATAGAGAACCATTTAAAAAGATAA
- a CDS encoding acyl-CoA mutase large subunit family protein, which produces MFDEKKVATVKESKKQWEDGKVQKVLDRFPERKERFTNSSEMVTERLYTPADVEELDYQEKLGFPGAYPFTRGVQPTMYRGRLWTMRQYAGFATAEESNKRYKYLLDQGQTGLSVAFDLPTQIGYDSDHSLSEGEVGKVGVAIDSLKDMEILFDGIPLDKVSTSMTINAPASVLLAMYIAVAEKQGVSKDKLRGTIQNDILKEYIARGTYIFPPEPSMRLITNIFEYCSKEVPKWNTISISGYHIREAGSTAVQEVAFTLADGIAYVEAALKAGLDVDDFAPRLSFFFNAHNNLLEEVAKFRAARRLWARIMKERFKAKKEKSMMLKFHTQTAGSTLTAQQPDNNIIRVTIQTLAAVLGGTQSLHTNSRDEALALPTEESVRIALRTQQIVAHESGAADTIDPLAGSYYIESLTNKIEEEAMKYIERIDELGGAPKAIDKGYIQKEIQNSAYNYQMAIESQEQIVVGVNKFQIEEDQKKDILRVDPEMELLQREKLAVLRNERDNEKVEETLNTLRKVAETEENLMPYIIDAVKTYATLGEICGVLREVFGEYEQSVIL; this is translated from the coding sequence ATGTTTGATGAAAAGAAGGTGGCAACAGTAAAAGAATCAAAGAAACAATGGGAAGATGGAAAAGTCCAAAAGGTCTTAGATAGATTCCCAGAGAGAAAAGAAAGATTCACAAATAGTTCAGAGATGGTAACTGAAAGATTGTATACGCCAGCAGATGTTGAAGAATTGGATTATCAAGAAAAACTAGGTTTTCCTGGCGCATATCCTTTTACAAGAGGAGTTCAGCCTACAATGTATAGAGGTAGACTTTGGACTATGAGACAATATGCTGGTTTTGCAACAGCTGAAGAATCAAATAAGAGATACAAATACTTATTAGATCAAGGTCAAACAGGACTTAGTGTAGCTTTTGATTTACCTACACAAATAGGATATGATTCCGATCATTCATTAAGCGAAGGTGAAGTAGGAAAGGTTGGAGTTGCAATTGATTCACTAAAAGATATGGAAATATTATTTGATGGCATTCCGTTGGATAAGGTTAGTACATCTATGACTATCAATGCACCTGCTAGTGTACTATTGGCAATGTATATAGCTGTAGCTGAAAAGCAAGGTGTATCAAAAGACAAATTAAGAGGAACAATTCAAAATGATATTTTGAAAGAATATATTGCAAGGGGAACTTATATTTTCCCACCAGAACCATCCATGAGACTTATAACAAACATTTTTGAATATTGCTCTAAAGAAGTGCCAAAGTGGAATACTATAAGTATTAGTGGTTATCACATAAGAGAAGCAGGTTCTACAGCAGTTCAAGAAGTTGCTTTCACTCTTGCAGATGGAATTGCATATGTTGAAGCAGCACTTAAAGCTGGATTAGATGTAGATGATTTTGCTCCTAGACTATCCTTCTTCTTTAACGCACACAATAATTTATTAGAAGAAGTGGCTAAGTTTAGAGCGGCTAGAAGACTATGGGCTAGAATAATGAAAGAAAGATTTAAAGCAAAGAAAGAAAAATCAATGATGCTTAAATTCCATACACAAACTGCAGGTTCAACACTTACTGCTCAACAACCAGATAATAATATAATTAGAGTTACTATTCAGACTCTTGCAGCAGTTCTTGGAGGAACTCAATCTCTACATACAAATTCTAGAGATGAAGCATTAGCATTGCCAACTGAAGAATCTGTAAGAATAGCTTTAAGAACTCAACAAATAGTGGCTCATGAAAGTGGAGCTGCTGATACAATAGATCCATTAGCAGGCTCTTACTATATAGAAAGCTTAACAAATAAAATTGAAGAAGAAGCTATGAAGTATATTGAAAGAATAGATGAATTAGGTGGCGCACCAAAGGCGATTGATAAAGGATATATTCAAAAAGAAATTCAAAATAGTGCGTACAATTATCAAATGGCTATAGAAAGTCAAGAACAGATCGTAGTTGGTGTAAACAAATTCCAAATTGAAGAAGACCAAAAGAAGGATATATTGAGAGTAGATCCTGAAATGGAATTACTTCAAAGAGAAAAACTTGCTGTGTTAAGAAATGAAAGGGATAATGAAAAGGTTGAAGAAACTCTAAATACATTAAGAAAAGTAGCAGAAACTGAAGAGAATCTAATGCCTTATATAATAGATGCAGTTAAAACTTATGCAACACTAGGGGAAATTTGTGGAGTTTTAAGAGAAGTATTTGGCGAATATGAACAATCAGTAATATTATAA
- the ftsH gene encoding ATP-dependent zinc metalloprotease FtsH, translating into MKKFFRGVSFYLLILIIIILVVEMIGKDVEPIVEIDSTELIGHLQKEEVESIKSTSTAGGITIQGKLKNGTQFTTILPLELVDTYKRYADPQVVEGKIKSYKGEEEAGTPWILNVLPTIFVILVFVIIWFTFMQQSQGGGNRVMSFGKSKARMHKDDDGEKITFADVAGLKEEKEELKEIVDFLKSPRKYIELGARIPKGVLLVGPPGTGKTYLSKAVAGEAGVPFFSISGSDFVEMFVGVGASRVRDLFEQAKKNAPCIVFIDEIDAVGRKRGAGLGGGHDEREQTLNQLLVEMDGFGTNEGIIVMAATNRPDILDPAILRPGRFDRQVYVGVPDVREREQILKIHTRNKPLAEDVDLEIVAKRTPGFTPADLENLVNEAALLTARNNLKEIPMNIIEEASIKVLAGPEKKSKVVSEEERKLTAYHEAGHAITSRLLPNADPVHMVTIIPRGMAGGFTAYLPEEDRSFMTKNEMEDELVSLLGGRVAEALVLEDISTGAQNDIERATKLARKMVTHYGMSDKLGPMTYGTDDEEVFIGRDFGRARNYSEQVAASIDKEMRSMIDKAYQRAEQILKDNMNKLHAVAQALLERETLDSKEFEEVFMSV; encoded by the coding sequence TTGAAAAAATTTTTCAGGGGTGTAAGTTTTTATTTACTTATACTCATTATAATAATTTTGGTTGTTGAGATGATTGGAAAAGATGTAGAACCAATTGTTGAAATAGACTCTACAGAGCTAATTGGACATTTACAAAAAGAAGAAGTTGAAAGTATAAAGAGTACTAGTACTGCTGGGGGAATAACTATACAAGGTAAGTTAAAGAATGGCACTCAGTTTACAACTATTTTACCTTTGGAGCTTGTAGACACTTATAAAAGATATGCAGATCCACAAGTGGTAGAGGGCAAGATTAAGTCCTATAAGGGAGAAGAAGAAGCGGGTACTCCTTGGATACTAAATGTACTTCCAACTATTTTTGTGATATTAGTATTTGTAATAATATGGTTTACCTTTATGCAACAATCCCAAGGTGGAGGTAATAGGGTAATGTCCTTTGGGAAGAGTAAAGCTAGAATGCATAAAGATGATGATGGTGAGAAAATTACATTTGCAGATGTTGCAGGTTTAAAAGAAGAAAAAGAAGAGCTTAAAGAGATAGTAGATTTCTTAAAAAGCCCTAGAAAATATATTGAATTAGGTGCAAGAATACCAAAAGGTGTACTTCTTGTAGGCCCTCCTGGAACAGGAAAAACCTATTTAAGTAAAGCTGTTGCGGGAGAAGCTGGTGTACCATTTTTCAGCATAAGTGGTTCTGATTTTGTTGAAATGTTTGTTGGAGTAGGTGCTAGCCGTGTAAGAGATTTATTCGAACAGGCTAAGAAAAATGCACCATGTATAGTTTTTATAGATGAGATCGATGCAGTTGGTAGAAAAAGAGGCGCAGGTCTTGGCGGAGGTCATGATGAAAGAGAACAAACTCTAAATCAATTGTTAGTTGAGATGGATGGGTTTGGAACAAATGAAGGTATAATAGTTATGGCAGCTACAAATAGGCCAGATATATTAGACCCTGCTATATTAAGACCTGGTAGATTTGACAGACAAGTATATGTAGGAGTTCCTGATGTAAGGGAAAGAGAACAAATATTAAAAATCCATACAAGAAACAAACCATTGGCGGAAGATGTGGATTTAGAAATTGTAGCAAAGAGAACACCTGGATTTACTCCAGCTGATCTTGAAAATTTAGTTAATGAAGCTGCACTATTGACAGCTAGAAATAATCTAAAAGAAATTCCAATGAATATCATTGAAGAAGCTTCTATCAAGGTATTGGCAGGACCAGAAAAGAAGAGTAAAGTTGTTAGCGAAGAAGAAAGAAAACTTACTGCTTATCATGAAGCAGGTCATGCAATAACCTCAAGACTTCTTCCAAATGCTGACCCAGTTCACATGGTAACAATAATACCAAGGGGTATGGCAGGTGGATTTACAGCATATTTGCCAGAAGAAGATAGGTCATTTATGACGAAAAATGAAATGGAAGATGAATTGGTTAGTCTATTAGGCGGCAGAGTAGCAGAGGCATTAGTGTTAGAAGATATATCTACAGGGGCCCAAAATGATATTGAAAGAGCTACAAAGCTTGCTAGAAAGATGGTTACTCACTATGGTATGAGTGATAAACTTGGACCTATGACATATGGAACAGATGATGAAGAAGTATTTATAGGAAGGGACTTTGGCAGAGCAAGGAATTACAGTGAACAAGTTGCAGCATCAATTGATAAAGAAATGAGAAGTATGATAGACAAGGCTTACCAAAGAGCAGAACAAATTTTAAAAGATAATATGAATAAACTTCATGCAGTTGCACAAGCGTTACTTGAAAGAGAAACTCTTGATTCAAAAGAATTTGAAGAAGTATTTATGAGTGTATAG